The proteins below come from a single Corylus avellana chromosome ca3, CavTom2PMs-1.0 genomic window:
- the LOC132174452 gene encoding exopolygalacturonase-like, which translates to MGSKLAFGWACLLTSLMVLVTGVRGQVKNFNVMNYSAVADGAADNSQAFLKAWKEACEWKGSGRVLIPPGSYMVNSVRFEGPCKGSVSVVIGGLLKAPADPSKFSTDSWINFRYVDHLTVSGGTLDGQGQVAWGLNDCSKNSNCPRLATTLRFDFVTNARIDHVSSINSKNNHIVIFGCENLNMSRINISAPANSPNTDGIKIGSSHGIRISRSTIGTGDDCIAMLSGTKDVDISNVVCGPGHGISIGSLGKNNGDDVNGVVVKNCTFRGTSDGVRIKTWAAPSLGTASNFIFQDIFMDHVGNPIILDQEYCPYPPCSQQPSLLQISNVTYKNIWGSSDAKVAVTLRCSGSKPCKNVVLEDINLDYRGPDGPASTLCSHVDGLSLGHQSPPPCI; encoded by the exons atgggTTCGAAACTTGCATTTGGTTGGGCTTGCTTGTTAACATCTTTGATGGTATTGGTTACCGGAGTTCGAGGCCAAGTCAAAAACTTCAACGTGATGAACTATAGTGCTGTTGCTGATGGAGCAGCTGATAACAGTCAG gCATTTCTTAAGGCGTGGAAAGAAGCATGTGAATGGAAGGGAAGTGGTAGGGTTTTGATCCCTCCCGGGTCATACATGGTGAACTCAGTGAGATTTGAGGGTCCATGCAAAGGCTCGGTGAGCGTCGTGATCGGAGGGCTTCTCAAGGCTCCTGCTGATCCATCCAAGTTCTCAACTGATAGTTGGATTAATTTTCGATATGTTGACCATTTGACGGTCAGTGGTGGCACCTTGGACGGCCAAGGACAGGTAGCTTGGGGCCTTAACGACTGCAGCAAGAATTCTAATTGCCCTAGGCTAGCTACG ACATTGAGATTTGATTTTGTGACCAACGCACGGATTGATCACGTGAGTTCCATTAACAGCAAGAACAATCACATTGTGATTTTTGGCTGTGAGAACTTGAATATGAGTCGTATCAATATATCAGCTCCGGCCAACAGCCCCAACACCGATGGGATAAAGATTGGAAGCTCTCACGGCATTAGAATCTCACGTTCCACAATTGGTACCGGCGATGACTGTATTGCCATGCTGTCTGGAACTAAAGACGTCGATATTTCGAATGTTGTTTGTGGACCGGGGCATGGAATAAGCATCGGCAGCCTCGGCAAAAATAATGGAGATGATGTGAACGGAGTTGTCGTCAAAAACTGCACCTTTCGCGGCACTTCTGATGGAGTGAGAATCAAAACATGGGCTGCTCCATCCCTTGGCACGgcttctaattttatatttcaagACATTTTCATGGATCATGTCGGCAATCCCATCATTCTTGATCAAGAATATTGCCCCTACCCCCCTTGCAGTCAACAG CCCTCTCTTCTGCAAATCAGCAATGTGACATACAAAAATATATGGGGAAGTTCTGATGCCAAAGTCGCAGTTACTCTTCGATGCAGTGGAAGCAAGCCATGCAAAAACGTAGTGCTGGAGGACATCAATTTGGATTACCGTGGCCCCGACGGTCCTGCCTCCACATTGTGCTCTCATGTCGATGGCCTTTCGCTTGGCCATCAAAGCCCTCCCCCTTGCATATAG
- the LOC132175057 gene encoding protein trichome birefringence-like 41, with translation MGQKFQSFFSFSFAVLLIISCLHDRNNAEAEELRNLVSDGCDLYEGSWIYDHSYPLYRSAACSFIEKEFDCRKNGRPDDVYLKYRWKPRGCALPRFNGLDFLRRLKGKKILFVGDSLSLNQWQSLTCMLHVSVPKTNFTLNRKGGLSTFTFQEHGVSLMYSRNAFLVDLVQEKIGTVLKLDSIGNGHEWKGYDMLIFNTWHWWLHKGHKQPWDYVEEGGMIRKDMNRLVAFSKALTTWTKWVESNVDPKVTKVFFQGISPTHYAGEDWNESNSTTCSGETQPLSGSRYPGGSPAARDVLKHVLRKVSGAVTLLDVTTLSQMRKDGHPSIYGFEGKRGNDCSHWCLPGVPDTWNQLLYAILVRQGGSRN, from the exons aTGGGGCAGAAATTTCAAagctttttctcattttcttttgctgTTTTGCTTATCATTTCTTGCCTTCATGACCGAAACAATGCCGAAGCTGAGGAGTTGAGAAACTTAGTTTCGGATGGATGTGATTTGTACGAGGGGAGTTGGATTTATGATCATTCTTATCCTCTGTACCGCTCAGCAGCCTGCTCGTTCATCGAGAAGGAATTTGATTGCAGGAAAAATGGACGGCCTGATGACGTTTATCTCAAATATAGATGGAAGCCTCGCGGTTGTGCATTGCCAAG ATTCAATGGTCTGGATTTCTTGAGAAGGTTAAAGGGGAAGAAGATATTATTCGTAGGGGACTCTCTAAGCCTCAACCAATGGCAATCTCTCACATGCATGCTACATGTGTCAGTACCCAAAACAAACTTCACTCTCAACAGAAAAGGCGGTCTCTCCACGTTTACTTTCCAG GAGCATGGAGTTTCGTTGATGTATTCTCGCAATGCATTTCTAGTTGATCTAGTACAAGAAAAGATTGGGACGGTTCTAAAGCTTGACTCCATTGGCAATGGACATGAATGGAAAGGATATGACATGCTCATCTTCAACACCTGGCACTGGTGGCTCCATAAAGGACACAAACAACC ATGGGACTACGTTGAAGAAGGAGGCATGATACGGAAAGATATGAATCGTTTGGTTGCTTTTTCAAAGGCACTAACAACTTGGACAAAGTGGGTGGAATCTAACGTTGATCCTAAGGTCACCAAAGTCTTCTTTCAAGGAATTTCTCCCACCCATTACGC CGGCGAAGACTGGAATGAGTCAAATTCTACAACCTGCAGTGGAGAAACACAACCGTTGAGTGGTTCAAGGTATCCAGGGGGTTCGCCGGCGGCGAGAGATGTGTTAAAGCATGTGTTGAGAAAAGTTTCAGGTGCTGTGACATTGCTGGACGTGACTACATTATCGCAAATGAGAAAAGATGGACACCCTTCTATTTATGGGTTCGAAGGCAAAAGGGGAAACGATTGCAGCCACTGGTGTCTTCCTGGTGTCCCTGATACGTGGAATCAACTCCTATACGCAATTCTTGTTAGACAAGGAGGTTCAAGAAATTAA
- the LOC132174453 gene encoding probable protein phosphatase 2C 55 produces the protein MAPLKFHLRRALQSLGSLCSHPKKIVTEETPEEESHEESLKMVCGAFYIPKDDPLNPRGDDAYFVSKEKQAIGVADGVGSWAAARGVDAGEYARELMINASAAVHQQPDGVADVKSVLNKAFLNTNAKGSSTACIGMLGNDNILRFVNVGHCGFMIFRANTVAYQSPIQQHSFNSKGCDRPYSGVETSVAVVAGDIVVLGTDGLSDNVNPADIEDVLNRETLEGVNPMELALSIANLAWSNSLDRTRDRPFATATLSVGPRHVERRIDDITVVVAHIVPQNCMQYI, from the coding sequence ATGGCTCCCCTAAAATTCCATCTGCGTCGTGCACTTCAATCGCTGGGTTCTCTCTGCTCCCATCCCAAGAAGATCGTCACCGAAGAAACTCCCGAAGAAGAAAGTCACGAGGAAAGTTTGAAGATGGTTTGCGGAGCGTTCTACATTCCTAAAGACGATCCACTCAATCCTCGAGGCGATGACGCTTACTTCGTTTCCAAGGAGAAGCAGGCAATCGGCGTGGCCGATGGCGTCGGCAGTTGGGCTGCTGCGAGGGGTGTGGACGCCGGCGAGTACGCGCGAGAACTCATGATCAACGCTTCTGCGGCGGTCCATCAGCAGCCCGATGGAGTCGCAGATGTAAAAAGTGTTTTAAACAAAGCTTTCTTGAATACCAACGCCAAAGGCTCATCCACAGCCTGCATTGGAATGCTCGGTAACGACAATATCTTGCGTTTTGTAAATGTGGGACACTGTGGGTTTATGATTTTCAGGGCCAATACGGTTGCGTATCAATCCCCCATACAACAACATTCCTTCAACAGCAAGGGATGTGATCGGCCATATTCAGGTGTAGAGACAAGCGTGGCGGTTGTCGCAGGAGACATCGTAGTTCTTGGCACCGACGGGCTTTCCGACAATGTGAACCCGGCAGACATCGAAGATGTCCTAAATCGGGAAACTTTAGAAGGTGTGAACCCAATGGAGTTGGCTTTGAGTATTGCAAACTTGGCGTGGAGTAACTCGCTGGACAGAACCAGAGACCGCCCTTTCGCAACTGCGACTCTGTCGGTAGGGCCGAGGCATGTCGAGAGAAGGATCGATGACATTACGGTTGTCGTTGCGCACATTGTACCACAAAATTGCATGCAATATATATAG
- the LOC132174974 gene encoding protein trichome birefringence-like 41 yields MKMSFLVHISTLPHTLLLLFLLVIHHHKANAASDQCDLFTGRWVVDKSYPLYDPAACPFIEREFSCQKNGRRDLDYTEYRWQPLSCNLLRFNGQDFLERFRGKSIMFVGDSLSRNQWQSLTCMLHVAAPYAKYNLTRQEDLSIFTFTDYGVKVMLDRNVYLVDVVREKIGRVLKLDSIEGGKLWKNIDMLIFNTWHWWNRRGPSQPWDYIQVGRQIMKDMDRMVAFETALATWAGWVDSNIDPAKTRVFFQGISPSHYNGSLWNEPSAKSCVGQKQPLLGSRYPGGLPPAVGVLKGALSKITTPVILLDVTLLSLLRKDGHPSIYGLGGPTGMDCSHWCLAGVPDTWNHILYNLIL; encoded by the exons ATGAAAATGAGTTTCTTGGTTCATATTAGCACTCTGCCGCACAcactgcttcttctttttcttcttgttattcATCATCACAAGGCAAATGCTGCAAGTGATCAGTGCGATTTGTTCACGGGGAGATGGGTGGTGGACAAATCGTACCCGCTTTACGATCCAGCTGCATGTCCCTTCATTGAGCGGGAGTTCAGTTGCCAGAAGAACGGCCGCCGGGATCTGGATTACACCGAGTACAGATGGCAGCCCCTCAGCTGTAATCTACTTAG aTTTAATGGTCAAGATTTTTTGGAAAGATTTCGAGGGAAGAGCATAATGTTCGTGGGAGATTCGCTTAGCAGAAACCAGTGGCAATCGTTGACATGCATGCTTCATGTTGCCGCCCCCTACGCTAAATACAATTTAACAAGACAAGAAGACCTTTCCATTTTTACATTCACG GATTATGGAGTGAAAGTGATGCTTGATCGGAACGTGTATTTAGTGGACGTTGTACGAGAAAAAATTGGTCGGGTCTTGAAGCTTGATTCCATTGAGGGAGGCAAGCTATGGAAAAACATCGACATGCTCATCTTCAACACGTGGCACTGGTGGAACCGAAGGGGGCCTTCTCAACC ATGGGATTACATCCAAGTAGGGAGACAAATAATGAAGGACATGGACCGTATGGTTGCTTTTGAGACGGCACTTGCAACATGGGCTGGGTGGGTGGATTCAAACATTGATCCTGCCAAGACTAGGGTTTTCTTCCAAGGAATTTCCCCTTCCCATTACAA TGGTAGCCTATGGAATGAGCCAAGTGCAAAGAGCTGCGTGGGGCAGAAGCAGCCATTGTTAGGGTCAAGATATCCTGGAGGTTTGCCACCGGCTGTGGGCGTCCTCAAGGGTGCATTGAGCAAGATCACAACGCCAGTCATATTGCTTGATGTAACTCTTCTCTCCCTGCTGCGTAAAGATGGCCATCCTTCTATTTACGGCCTCGGCGGCCCAACCGGAATGGACTGCAGCCATTGGTGTCTTGCCGGTGTTCCTGATACTTGGAACCACATTCTTTACAATCTTATTCTTTGA